One window of the Armatimonadota bacterium genome contains the following:
- a CDS encoding APC family permease codes for MSTYSRLKKVLIGKPIATKHAHHERLPKVFGLPVFASDALSSVAYATEEVLLVLVMMGAVGFYHLVSISVWLCILLVIVGFSYYQTIHAYPQGGGTYMVSTENLGSKAGRIAGSALLIDYILTVAVSISSAVSFVVSAFPDTKPYSVWIACAAIALLAIANLRGAKESGILFAIPTYTFVVSILVLVAVGLFKSVGAPPIPPDPAEFPQPIQAVGWFLMLRAFAASCTALTGTEAIADGVQAFRPPEAKNASATLAMMVGLLLAMFIGISWCAQHFGITPMHIEEAGYKTVVAQLAERVFPSWPSYFYLVTSVTALILFLAANTAFADFPRLSSFIARDGYLPRQLMSLGDRLVFQNGIVTLAGAAMLLVIIFRAETHALIPLYALGVFISFTLSQAGMVARWFKRTQGAWANYRMWVSLVGAITTGVVAVILAITKFAEGAWLIFVAMAIMLTFFYRIRKHYEYLAGELGLTETDSVPKIQGTVLLLVPRLHKGVLQAIGYAKSMAKDVRAVHVILDSKTIEGVRRDWNRFGSDIPLVILESPYRSLIDPLIEYIDETIAEEPNAIVTVIVPQAVPKRWYQGLLHNNVAVPLKMALSARKNVVITNVRYFLN; via the coding sequence ATGTCTACCTACTCAAGGCTGAAAAAGGTCCTGATCGGAAAGCCGATTGCGACCAAGCACGCGCATCACGAGCGTCTCCCCAAGGTCTTTGGCCTTCCCGTCTTCGCCTCGGACGCGCTTTCTTCCGTGGCCTATGCCACCGAGGAAGTCCTGCTCGTGTTGGTGATGATGGGGGCCGTCGGCTTCTATCACCTGGTCTCGATCTCCGTCTGGCTCTGCATCCTGCTGGTGATCGTGGGGTTCAGCTACTACCAGACGATCCACGCCTATCCCCAGGGCGGCGGGACCTACATGGTCTCGACCGAGAACCTGGGTTCCAAAGCGGGCCGAATCGCGGGCTCAGCGCTGCTGATCGACTACATCCTCACGGTTGCGGTTTCCATATCATCGGCCGTTAGCTTTGTGGTGTCCGCCTTTCCAGACACCAAGCCTTACTCCGTCTGGATCGCCTGCGCGGCGATCGCATTACTCGCCATCGCCAACCTGCGCGGCGCCAAAGAGAGCGGAATTCTCTTTGCGATTCCTACCTACACCTTTGTCGTTTCGATCCTCGTGCTGGTGGCAGTCGGGCTCTTCAAGAGCGTCGGGGCGCCCCCAATTCCGCCTGATCCAGCCGAGTTTCCACAGCCCATACAAGCGGTCGGGTGGTTCCTAATGCTCCGGGCGTTCGCGGCGTCCTGTACGGCACTAACGGGTACCGAGGCCATCGCGGACGGTGTTCAAGCGTTCCGTCCTCCGGAGGCCAAGAATGCCAGCGCCACGCTCGCGATGATGGTGGGTCTGTTGCTGGCGATGTTCATCGGCATCTCATGGTGCGCCCAACATTTCGGCATCACTCCGATGCACATTGAAGAAGCGGGCTACAAGACGGTGGTCGCCCAGCTCGCCGAGAGGGTCTTCCCTAGTTGGCCGAGCTACTTCTATCTCGTTACGTCTGTGACGGCGCTGATCCTGTTTCTTGCCGCAAACACCGCTTTTGCCGACTTCCCAAGGCTCTCCAGCTTTATCGCGCGAGACGGGTACCTCCCCCGCCAGCTCATGAGCCTTGGAGACCGGCTCGTGTTCCAGAACGGCATCGTGACTCTGGCAGGCGCGGCGATGCTCTTGGTCATCATCTTCCGCGCCGAGACCCACGCCCTGATTCCGCTTTACGCACTCGGCGTGTTCATTTCATTCACCCTCAGCCAAGCGGGCATGGTTGCCCGGTGGTTCAAACGAACCCAGGGCGCATGGGCCAACTACCGGATGTGGGTGAGCCTGGTGGGGGCGATCACCACCGGCGTCGTCGCGGTCATCCTCGCAATCACGAAGTTTGCCGAGGGCGCCTGGCTGATTTTCGTCGCGATGGCGATCATGCTCACCTTCTTCTACCGGATTCGAAAGCACTACGAGTACCTTGCCGGGGAGTTGGGCCTGACCGAAACGGACTCGGTTCCCAAAATCCAGGGCACGGTCCTGCTGCTGGTTCCACGGCTCCACAAGGGGGTTCTTCAGGCTATTGGCTACGCCAAGTCGATGGCGAAGGACGTTCGCGCAGTCCACGTGATTCTCGACTCCAAGACCATCGAGGGCGTCCGCAGAGACTGGAACCGGTTCGGCTCCGACATACCACTGGTCATCCTCGAATCGCCCTATCGCTCGCTCATTGACCCGCTCATCGAGTACATCGACGAGACCATCGCCGAGGAGCCCAACGCCATCGTCACGGTGATCGTGCCCCAAGCTGTGCCAAAGCGCTGGTACCAGGGGCTGCTGCACAATAACGTCGCCGTGCCGCTCAAGATGGCCCTTAGCGCCCGCAAAAACGTCGTCATCACCAACGTGAGGTACTTCCTGAATTGA